The following coding sequences lie in one Myxococcus xanthus genomic window:
- a CDS encoding lamin tail domain-containing protein, producing MPWSFRQMLAPLSALLLLMSACGDDPEPRPVCGNGIVEAGETCDDGNRNNNDSCDNSCRRPTPDAGTGEDAGTEDDAGTGEEDGGIVEDDAGTTEDAGTGEDDAGTTEDAGTGEDDAGTTEDGGSGEPDAGSEEDGGSGEPDSGTDAGTGEDDAGTDAGTGEDDAGTDAGTDVDAGTDAGTVQVSLDSFGPTGTFARTGTTGATFPEALTVRLREDAPAEVWVEVASSSPVLNVQGGLVRIAPGERSATVQVTANLAADPETDKATLTATLGNDTRAATVRVLAADQAAELATLSPEVISVSAGQTQGFTVELDVPPAQDTVIQLALEPASLGTVPATVTVTANSLSAKFDFTAGSTGGEGQLVAALNGQSIAAAVQVSGGGSSTGHIVISEFAPAGPGGAGDEFIELYNPTSSAVDISGWKLQYKSATGTTGYNSSFALPAGSVIAPRSYFLVVSTGYASSSGNTVTGNANWGGTIAMGGSAGHVRLGYPEMALTDAITSPLVVDTVGYGSNANQPEGTRIATVPPVAGSYERKASAASTAATMVVGGADELQGNGHDSNDNSADFILRPTRQPQNASSAAEP from the coding sequence ATGCCCTGGTCCTTCCGGCAGATGCTGGCGCCGCTGTCCGCACTGCTCCTTTTGATGTCCGCATGTGGCGACGACCCTGAACCCAGGCCCGTTTGCGGCAATGGCATCGTCGAGGCTGGCGAGACGTGCGACGACGGCAACCGAAACAACAACGACAGCTGTGACAACAGCTGCCGTCGCCCCACGCCGGATGCGGGCACCGGGGAGGATGCCGGCACTGAGGATGACGCCGGCACCGGTGAAGAGGACGGCGGCATCGTCGAGGACGACGCTGGCACCACCGAGGACGCGGGCACCGGTGAGGACGACGCTGGCACCACCGAGGACGCGGGCACCGGTGAGGACGACGCTGGCACCACCGAGGATGGTGGCTCGGGCGAGCCGGACGCGGGTTCGGAGGAGGACGGTGGTTCAGGTGAGCCGGACTCCGGCACCGACGCGGGCACGGGCGAGGACGACGCCGGCACCGACGCGGGCACGGGCGAGGACGACGCTGGCACCGACGCGGGCACGGACGTTGACGCCGGTACGGACGCGGGCACGGTCCAGGTCTCGCTGGACAGCTTCGGTCCGACGGGCACCTTCGCGCGCACCGGCACCACGGGGGCGACGTTCCCCGAGGCGCTGACGGTGCGTCTGCGTGAGGACGCTCCGGCGGAGGTCTGGGTGGAGGTTGCTTCGTCCAGCCCCGTGCTGAACGTGCAGGGTGGTCTGGTGCGCATCGCCCCGGGTGAGCGCTCCGCCACGGTGCAGGTGACGGCGAACCTGGCCGCGGATCCGGAGACGGACAAGGCGACGCTGACGGCCACGCTGGGCAACGACACGCGTGCGGCCACGGTTCGGGTGCTGGCGGCGGATCAGGCCGCTGAGCTGGCCACGTTGTCGCCCGAGGTCATCTCGGTGAGCGCTGGCCAGACGCAAGGCTTCACGGTGGAGCTGGACGTTCCCCCGGCGCAGGACACGGTCATCCAGCTCGCGCTGGAGCCCGCGTCGCTCGGCACGGTGCCGGCGACGGTGACGGTGACGGCCAACAGCCTGTCCGCCAAGTTCGACTTCACCGCGGGCAGCACGGGCGGCGAGGGTCAGCTGGTGGCCGCGCTGAACGGTCAGTCCATCGCGGCGGCGGTGCAGGTGAGCGGTGGCGGCAGCAGCACGGGCCACATCGTCATCAGCGAGTTCGCCCCCGCGGGCCCCGGTGGCGCCGGCGACGAGTTCATCGAGCTCTACAACCCCACGTCGAGCGCGGTGGACATCTCTGGCTGGAAGCTCCAGTACAAGTCCGCCACGGGCACCACCGGCTACAACAGCAGCTTCGCGCTGCCCGCCGGCTCGGTCATCGCGCCGCGCAGCTACTTCCTGGTGGTGTCGACGGGCTACGCGAGCTCGTCGGGCAACACCGTGACGGGTAACGCGAACTGGGGTGGCACCATCGCGATGGGCGGCTCCGCGGGCCATGTGCGCCTGGGCTACCCGGAGATGGCGCTGACCGACGCCATCACCTCGCCGCTGGTGGTGGACACGGTGGGCTACGGCAGCAACGCCAACCAGCCGGAGGGCACGCGCATCGCCACCGTGCCGCCCGTCGCGGGCAGCTACGAGCGCAAGGCCTCGGCCGCGTCGACCGCGGCGACGATGGTCGTCGGCGGCGCGGACGAACTGCAGGGCAACGGTCACGACTCGAACGACAACTCGGCGGACTTCATCCTCCGTCCGACGCGTCAGCCGCAGAACGCGTCGAGCGCGGCGGAGCCGTAG
- a CDS encoding universal stress protein → MATVSRILVPVDLSDGSREVIDYAVKLARPFKASVEVVHAWEPPQYVAPDLLVAAPGWNSQSLEHVAVEAATKELTAQVNKGEPPGVPVSQKIVVGEAASTILDLAEQDQCDLIVMGTHGRRGLPRLLLGSVAQKVVARASCPVLTIHLSEQK, encoded by the coding sequence ATGGCGACTGTTTCCCGAATCCTCGTTCCCGTGGACCTGTCGGACGGCTCCCGGGAGGTCATCGACTACGCGGTGAAGCTCGCTCGGCCTTTCAAGGCATCGGTCGAGGTGGTCCACGCCTGGGAGCCACCCCAGTACGTGGCGCCGGACCTGCTGGTGGCCGCGCCGGGGTGGAACTCCCAATCCCTGGAGCACGTCGCCGTGGAAGCAGCGACGAAGGAGCTGACGGCCCAGGTGAACAAGGGGGAGCCCCCGGGCGTCCCGGTGAGCCAGAAAATCGTCGTGGGTGAGGCGGCGTCCACCATCCTCGACCTCGCCGAGCAGGACCAATGCGACCTCATCGTCATGGGTACCCACGGCCGGCGCGGCCTTCCCCGCCTGCTTCTGGGAAGCGTGGCGCAGAAGGTCGTCGCCCGCGCGTCCTGCCCGGTGCTCACCATCCACCTGTCCGAGCAGAAGTAG
- a CDS encoding RNA polymerase sigma factor has translation MAEEAPPLPWKADVQAARRGDPSAFESLVRSVQRPVYGLALRLLQSEAEAAEVAQEALLRAYQNLHRYDDARPFDLWVLAITRNLCLDLLRRRTKVRTEELEPMKEVLPSGEASQEEGAIAREERQSLEEAMATLSVEDREVLALYYVQKRTTKEIAQIMGCAPGTIMARLFRAREKLRKKMTTEEAPR, from the coding sequence ATGGCTGAGGAAGCCCCTCCGCTTCCCTGGAAAGCGGACGTGCAGGCCGCCCGCCGAGGTGACCCGTCCGCTTTCGAGTCCCTGGTTCGCAGCGTGCAGCGCCCCGTCTACGGCCTGGCGCTGCGGCTGCTCCAGAGCGAGGCCGAGGCCGCGGAGGTGGCGCAGGAAGCGCTGCTTCGCGCCTACCAGAACCTCCACCGCTACGACGACGCGCGCCCGTTCGACCTGTGGGTGCTCGCCATCACCCGCAACCTCTGCCTGGACCTGCTCCGCCGCCGCACCAAGGTGCGCACCGAGGAGTTGGAGCCCATGAAGGAGGTGCTCCCCAGCGGCGAGGCGTCGCAGGAGGAAGGCGCCATCGCGCGCGAGGAGCGGCAGTCGCTGGAGGAGGCCATGGCCACTCTGTCCGTCGAGGACCGGGAGGTGCTCGCCCTCTATTACGTCCAGAAGCGCACGACGAAGGAGATCGCCCAGATCATGGGCTGTGCGCCTGGCACCATCATGGCCCGGCTCTTCCGGGCCCGTGAGAAGCTGCGCAAGAAGATGACGACCGAGGAGGCTCCACGATGA
- a CDS encoding 2Fe-2S iron-sulfur cluster-binding protein — MRRLPDVPPRGRAITVDLEGESLPAIEGEPVACSLVAAGEPMLARSIKYHRPRGPYCFAGACSHCLMRVDGVPNVYACRTPARDGMKLERQNAYPSAKVDIFESIDWFFPKGMDHHEMFAGVPVAEQVMAKVARQLAGLGLLPKTPAPVTAPARTVRTRVAVVGGGAAGLAAARVLTERDVGFLLIERDDALGGRLANGAPEAGGPSLDDIHRISPSSVLTRATALGLYDDDAGRFLAVGTWEADAPRLVKVYSERFLLTPGGHPPTLPFENNDLPGVYAGRAASLLLRRYDVAPETAALVGWGAELHALANLLQERGTKVVAVVDLRDTPPAGAHATAVRGSEPKAHGLRGVSAFSYTREGGGREKVSCDAVLVSVPVSPSFELARQGGAKVPFDEKRGLFVVETDADGRTQAPDVYAAGDVTGGGTAKDAAAAGRRAAQALVGGLS; from the coding sequence ATGCGACGCCTTCCCGACGTACCGCCGCGCGGCCGGGCCATCACCGTGGACCTCGAGGGCGAGAGCCTCCCCGCCATCGAAGGTGAGCCGGTGGCGTGCTCGCTGGTTGCCGCGGGTGAGCCCATGCTCGCCCGCTCCATCAAGTACCACCGGCCGCGAGGCCCCTACTGCTTCGCCGGGGCCTGCTCGCATTGCCTGATGCGGGTGGACGGCGTGCCCAATGTCTACGCGTGCCGCACGCCCGCGCGGGACGGCATGAAGCTGGAGCGGCAGAACGCCTACCCCTCCGCGAAGGTGGACATCTTCGAGAGCATCGACTGGTTCTTCCCCAAGGGCATGGACCACCACGAGATGTTCGCCGGCGTGCCGGTGGCCGAGCAGGTGATGGCCAAGGTGGCGCGGCAGCTCGCGGGGCTGGGCCTGCTGCCCAAGACGCCCGCGCCAGTGACGGCGCCCGCGCGCACGGTGCGCACCCGCGTGGCCGTGGTGGGCGGCGGCGCGGCGGGACTGGCGGCGGCGCGCGTGCTCACCGAGCGGGACGTGGGCTTCCTCCTCATCGAGCGGGACGACGCGCTCGGTGGCCGGCTCGCGAACGGCGCGCCGGAGGCCGGCGGCCCCAGCCTGGACGACATCCACCGCATCTCCCCCAGCAGCGTGCTCACGCGGGCCACCGCGCTGGGCCTGTATGACGACGATGCGGGGCGCTTCCTCGCGGTGGGCACCTGGGAGGCGGACGCGCCGCGCCTGGTGAAGGTGTACTCGGAGCGCTTCCTGCTCACGCCCGGCGGCCATCCGCCCACGCTCCCCTTCGAGAACAACGACCTGCCCGGCGTCTACGCGGGCCGAGCGGCCAGCCTGCTGCTGCGCCGCTACGACGTGGCGCCGGAGACAGCAGCCCTGGTGGGCTGGGGCGCGGAGCTGCACGCGCTGGCGAACCTGCTCCAGGAGCGCGGCACGAAGGTGGTGGCGGTGGTGGACCTGCGGGACACGCCGCCGGCGGGCGCCCATGCCACGGCGGTACGAGGCAGCGAGCCCAAGGCCCATGGCCTGCGCGGCGTGAGCGCCTTCAGCTACACGCGCGAGGGCGGCGGCCGCGAGAAGGTGTCGTGTGACGCGGTGCTGGTGTCCGTCCCCGTCAGCCCCAGCTTCGAGCTGGCGCGGCAGGGCGGCGCGAAGGTGCCGTTCGACGAGAAGCGCGGGCTCTTCGTGGTGGAGACGGACGCGGACGGGCGCACCCAGGCGCCGGACGTGTACGCCGCGGGTGACGTCACGGGCGGAGGCACCGCGAAGGACGCGGCGGCGGCCGGACGGCGCGCGGCCCAGGCGCTGGTGGGAGGGCTGTCATGA
- a CDS encoding FAD-dependent oxidoreductase: MSKAMICSCEDVTVDDIRHAVSRGFCDVESVKRYTGFGTGICQGKSCSAAVAALLEKEKALKPAAVVPFTPRPPLYPTELRMMASAPVDESQPPVGGLPQEVDAFPAALRPEGPVPAKAKVVIIGGGIMGLALAYNLARAGETDVVVLERGYLCAGASGRNGGGVRMQWGTPSLVELAKRSIELMKGFARELGINVWLRQGGYIFLAKTKPVAQRLERNVSLHNRFGVPTRLITPDEARGIVPGLTMKDCLIASYNPEDGVIFPWPFLWGYAQGCQKRGVRVETYTDVTGFETSGGQVRKVKTTRGDIACDTVVLAAGAWSPQVAKLVDVKLPNEPHRHEILSTEPLKPFLGPLVSVLDSGLYFSQSMRGEIVGGMGDAKEPAGLNMGSTLRFVSRFAQALMEQLPQVGHVKVLRQWAGCYDVTPDNNPILGRTPGLDNLLQMSGFVGHGFMMAPAVAERMAKWMATGESDELFTRFNLRRYSDAAGHSRDFGTGTLEREDMVIG; encoded by the coding sequence ATGAGCAAGGCGATGATCTGCTCCTGTGAGGACGTCACCGTCGACGACATCCGTCACGCGGTGTCCCGGGGCTTCTGCGACGTGGAGTCGGTGAAGCGCTACACCGGCTTCGGCACCGGCATCTGCCAGGGCAAGAGCTGCTCGGCGGCGGTGGCCGCGCTGCTGGAGAAGGAGAAGGCGCTCAAGCCCGCGGCCGTGGTGCCCTTCACGCCGCGCCCGCCGCTCTACCCCACCGAGCTGCGGATGATGGCCTCCGCGCCCGTGGACGAGTCCCAGCCGCCCGTGGGCGGGCTGCCGCAGGAAGTGGACGCCTTCCCCGCCGCGCTGCGCCCGGAGGGGCCGGTGCCCGCGAAGGCGAAGGTGGTCATCATCGGCGGCGGCATCATGGGCCTGGCGCTGGCGTACAACCTGGCGCGCGCCGGTGAGACGGACGTGGTGGTGCTGGAGCGCGGCTACCTGTGCGCGGGCGCGTCCGGCCGCAACGGCGGCGGCGTGCGCATGCAGTGGGGCACGCCCTCGCTGGTGGAGCTGGCCAAGCGCTCCATCGAGTTGATGAAGGGCTTCGCGCGCGAGCTGGGCATCAACGTCTGGCTGCGCCAGGGGGGCTACATCTTCCTGGCGAAGACGAAGCCGGTGGCCCAGCGGCTGGAGCGCAACGTCTCGCTGCACAACCGCTTCGGCGTCCCCACCCGGCTCATCACCCCCGACGAGGCGCGCGGCATCGTCCCCGGGCTCACGATGAAGGACTGCCTCATCGCGTCCTACAATCCGGAGGACGGCGTCATCTTCCCCTGGCCCTTCCTGTGGGGCTATGCGCAGGGCTGCCAGAAGCGCGGCGTCCGCGTGGAGACGTACACGGACGTCACCGGCTTCGAGACCAGCGGTGGCCAGGTGCGCAAGGTGAAGACGACGCGCGGCGACATCGCCTGTGACACCGTGGTGCTGGCCGCCGGCGCCTGGAGTCCGCAGGTGGCGAAGCTGGTGGACGTGAAGCTGCCCAACGAGCCGCACCGCCACGAAATCCTCAGCACCGAGCCGCTGAAGCCCTTCCTGGGGCCGCTGGTGTCCGTGCTCGACAGCGGGCTGTACTTCAGCCAGTCCATGCGCGGCGAAATCGTGGGCGGCATGGGCGACGCCAAGGAGCCCGCGGGCCTCAACATGGGCAGCACCCTGCGCTTCGTGTCGCGCTTCGCGCAGGCGCTGATGGAGCAACTCCCCCAGGTGGGCCACGTGAAGGTGCTGCGCCAGTGGGCCGGCTGCTACGACGTGACGCCGGACAACAACCCGATTCTGGGACGCACCCCGGGCCTGGACAACCTGCTCCAGATGTCCGGCTTCGTGGGCCACGGCTTCATGATGGCCCCCGCCGTCGCGGAGCGGATGGCGAAGTGGATGGCCACCGGCGAGTCCGACGAGCTCTTCACCCGCTTCAACCTCCGGCGCTACTCTGACGCGGCGGGCCATTCGCGTGACTTCGGCACCGGAACGCTGGAGCGCGAGGACATGGTCATCGGCTGA
- a CDS encoding SDR family NAD(P)-dependent oxidoreductase, with the protein MRPLPIDQGTVLIIGAARGIGRELARLLARRVRTLVLVDHQAQVLEPLREELLLNYPTLGVLVESCDVCDPRQVDALLASLEEHFVRVDVLVNNAAEGDQALYAQEGWARVEAMLRANVWVPALLTHRLLKPMLERGRGGILNIGSGAAQLILPGSATFSATQRFLDGFTEALRLEVEGQGVTVTRVAPGPLWEAGVEGAESLAPFFHLSLERCAREALAGFERGEALVYPGLGHRWVMRLLPLLPRGLKRSLGRMALRGLRREELLLPSRQAPQTLPLSGEPSPA; encoded by the coding sequence ATGCGTCCTCTCCCCATCGACCAAGGAACCGTGCTCATCATCGGCGCGGCCCGGGGGATTGGCCGGGAGCTTGCCCGGCTGCTTGCGCGTCGCGTTCGGACCCTGGTGCTCGTGGACCATCAGGCCCAGGTACTGGAGCCCCTGCGCGAGGAACTCCTGCTGAACTACCCGACGCTGGGCGTGCTCGTCGAATCCTGCGACGTGTGCGATCCCCGGCAGGTGGATGCGCTGCTCGCTTCGCTGGAGGAGCACTTCGTCCGCGTGGACGTGCTGGTGAACAACGCCGCGGAAGGCGACCAGGCGCTGTATGCCCAGGAGGGCTGGGCGCGTGTGGAGGCCATGTTGCGCGCCAACGTCTGGGTGCCCGCGCTGCTGACGCACCGGCTGCTCAAGCCCATGTTGGAGCGGGGACGGGGCGGCATCCTCAACATCGGCTCCGGCGCGGCGCAGCTCATCCTGCCGGGCTCGGCCACCTTCTCCGCCACCCAGCGCTTCCTGGACGGCTTCACGGAGGCACTGCGCCTGGAAGTGGAGGGGCAGGGCGTCACGGTGACGCGCGTGGCTCCGGGGCCGCTGTGGGAAGCGGGTGTGGAGGGCGCGGAGTCGCTGGCGCCCTTCTTCCACCTGTCGCTGGAGCGCTGCGCCCGCGAGGCGCTCGCCGGCTTCGAGCGCGGCGAGGCCCTGGTGTACCCGGGCCTGGGGCACCGGTGGGTGATGCGGCTGCTGCCATTGCTGCCACGCGGGCTCAAGCGGAGCCTGGGGCGGATGGCGCTGCGGGGCCTGCGGCGGGAGGAGTTGCTGCTCCCATCACGGCAGGCCCCCCAGACGCTGCCGCTGTCGGGCGAGCCATCACCCGCGTGA
- a CDS encoding trypsin-like serine peptidase — protein sequence MFPKSVRALFLVGALSACGTEAPPDVPNADGQEPLQSQESNVIVGSVNWVSATTLSGTQRTRSLAVGYLSIPAVSSRCTAWLVSRDVIITNNHCVGSSSEASGARVSFNYEDGVSSTARVWYNCGTMIRTWAGDDMTALRCTATNGQLPGDVYGWLTVASANAATNASIYVVHQNCDYYTTSGCTPTKKSSPGVVRNANYSTTDLSYDADTLGGSSGSPVLSSSSHQVVGLHHIGLGGNSQGRGTANTGVKATRVKARLAEIGL from the coding sequence ATGTTCCCGAAGAGCGTTCGTGCGCTGTTCCTGGTGGGAGCCCTGTCTGCCTGCGGTACCGAAGCACCTCCCGACGTTCCCAACGCGGACGGCCAGGAGCCTCTGCAGTCGCAGGAGTCCAACGTCATCGTGGGCTCGGTGAACTGGGTGAGCGCCACGACGCTGTCCGGCACGCAGCGCACGCGCTCTCTCGCGGTGGGCTACCTGTCCATTCCGGCGGTGAGCTCGCGTTGCACGGCGTGGCTGGTGTCGCGGGACGTGATCATCACCAACAACCACTGCGTCGGCAGCAGCTCCGAGGCCTCCGGTGCGCGCGTGTCCTTCAACTATGAGGACGGCGTCAGCTCCACCGCTCGCGTCTGGTACAACTGCGGCACGATGATCCGCACCTGGGCCGGCGACGACATGACGGCGCTGCGCTGCACGGCCACCAACGGCCAGCTCCCGGGTGACGTGTACGGCTGGCTGACGGTGGCCAGCGCCAACGCCGCCACCAACGCCAGCATCTACGTGGTCCACCAGAACTGCGACTACTACACGACGAGCGGCTGCACGCCGACGAAGAAGTCCTCGCCGGGCGTGGTGCGCAACGCCAACTACAGCACCACGGACCTGTCCTACGACGCGGACACGCTGGGCGGCTCGTCCGGCTCGCCCGTGCTGTCCTCGTCTTCGCACCAGGTGGTGGGCCTGCACCACATCGGCCTGGGCGGCAACTCGCAGGGCCGCGGCACGGCCAACACCGGCGTGAAGGCCACGCGCGTGAAGGCGCGCCTGGCCGAGATTGGCCTCTAG
- the truD gene encoding tRNA pseudouridine(13) synthase TruD, whose protein sequence is MRIKQKPEDFSVKESYRFDEVDSGRHRVYLMDKQKLSTFDAVTRLRDAFGLKPGAISYCGLKDKQGRTEQIIAVDGADVDMQEPDLRLKYLGRTDKPLSAANITSNRFSVTVRSLQPESLGPLNVAAAEVNRLGVINYFDSQRFGSLKHGQGFIAKDLIRGDFEAALHNYMAKPSELDRTEDAKIKAFWKENWGRWDARVPYEGTRKYHRVLKSLRDQPGDYLRAFMQIDADYRAMLIFTYQSFLWNEGVRRYLQLMLPREHLFPMRYQAGTLLFHRDASPEVLRTLRDASFPLLAPNSTFSDPKVEEAVRWVLGREKLQLSDLQVPGAERRLYFKHEERPLLSFPHKLVVGRTQADELNRDDIKVNIAFTLPPGAYATLVIKRLFHFEYTEDSAETIRASQRPKLVEAEAAAAAHEPSSRRGPPRRDADGARAGSRGAPGTETRRRPSGDRDTRAPAGNRDARGAGAPGRRRTGPREVEILEPASGRARTLAAKVPAPTQAAEPAAPLGFRERQRQRKDARSAARAETEAKRVAKAKPPKSRKK, encoded by the coding sequence GTGCGAATCAAACAAAAGCCCGAGGACTTCTCCGTCAAGGAGTCATACCGTTTCGACGAAGTCGACTCGGGACGTCACCGCGTCTACCTGATGGACAAGCAGAAGCTGTCCACCTTCGACGCCGTGACCCGGCTGCGGGATGCGTTCGGCCTCAAGCCCGGCGCCATCAGCTACTGCGGCCTCAAGGACAAGCAGGGCCGGACCGAGCAGATCATCGCGGTGGACGGCGCCGACGTGGACATGCAGGAGCCTGACCTGCGGCTGAAGTACCTGGGCCGCACGGACAAACCGCTGTCCGCCGCCAACATCACCTCCAACCGCTTCTCCGTCACGGTGCGCTCGCTCCAGCCGGAGTCGCTGGGGCCCCTCAACGTGGCCGCCGCCGAGGTCAACCGCCTGGGCGTCATCAACTACTTCGACAGCCAGCGCTTCGGCTCGCTGAAGCACGGCCAGGGCTTCATCGCCAAGGACCTCATCCGGGGCGACTTCGAGGCCGCGCTGCACAACTACATGGCCAAGCCGTCCGAGCTGGACCGGACGGAGGACGCCAAGATCAAGGCCTTCTGGAAGGAGAACTGGGGCCGCTGGGACGCGCGCGTCCCCTACGAGGGCACGCGCAAGTACCACCGCGTCCTCAAGTCCCTGCGCGACCAGCCGGGTGACTACCTGCGCGCCTTCATGCAGATCGACGCGGACTACCGCGCGATGCTGATCTTCACCTACCAGAGCTTCCTCTGGAACGAGGGTGTGCGGCGCTACCTCCAGCTGATGCTGCCGCGCGAGCACCTCTTCCCCATGCGCTACCAGGCTGGCACGCTGCTGTTCCACCGCGACGCCAGCCCGGAGGTGCTCCGCACGCTGCGCGATGCCTCCTTCCCCCTGCTCGCGCCGAACTCGACGTTCAGCGACCCGAAGGTAGAGGAGGCCGTGCGCTGGGTGCTGGGCCGCGAGAAGCTCCAGCTGTCGGACCTGCAAGTCCCCGGCGCCGAGCGCAGGCTCTACTTCAAGCACGAGGAGCGGCCCCTGCTGTCGTTCCCGCACAAGCTCGTCGTGGGCCGCACGCAGGCGGACGAACTCAACCGCGACGACATCAAGGTCAACATCGCCTTCACCCTGCCGCCTGGCGCCTACGCCACCCTGGTCATCAAGCGGCTGTTCCACTTCGAGTACACCGAGGACAGCGCGGAGACCATCCGCGCCTCGCAGCGGCCGAAGCTGGTGGAGGCCGAAGCCGCCGCCGCCGCGCACGAGCCCTCCAGCCGCCGGGGGCCGCCCCGCCGTGACGCGGACGGCGCACGCGCCGGAAGCCGTGGCGCTCCGGGTACGGAGACCCGCCGCCGTCCATCCGGAGACCGCGACACGCGCGCGCCCGCCGGCAACCGCGATGCCCGGGGCGCTGGAGCTCCGGGCCGCCGCCGCACCGGTCCGCGTGAGGTGGAGATCCTCGAGCCCGCCTCGGGCCGCGCCCGCACCCTGGCCGCCAAGGTCCCCGCGCCCACCCAGGCCGCGGAGCCCGCCGCGCCACTGGGCTTCCGTGAGCGGCAGCGCCAGCGCAAGGACGCCCGCTCGGCCGCGCGCGCGGAGACCGAGGCCAAGCGTGTGGCCAAGGCCAAGCCCCCGAAATCACGGAAGAAATAG
- a CDS encoding lysophospholipid acyltransferase family protein encodes MNALLSIWTWIEIGLVALVGFCVQLSLAILTWAFDHKRHVTGRCFRLIGVTAAKLTPFWRFGVHGPVPDKLAPNTVVVSNHESNADPFLISHLPWEMKWLGKASLFKIPVVGWSMWMAGDVPVHRGDRDSATGAMAKCRQWLAKGMPVMIFPEGTRSKTDDLLPFKDGAFRLAIEAQADVLPLAVSGTRRALPKHSWRFATSRGLVTVGTPISTKGMTLADVETLKNLARDQILSLRASLMPLTRTGTEPAVPPGPASAA; translated from the coding sequence ATGAACGCACTGCTCTCCATCTGGACGTGGATCGAGATTGGCCTGGTGGCGCTGGTTGGCTTCTGTGTGCAGCTGTCGCTGGCCATCCTGACCTGGGCCTTCGACCACAAGCGCCACGTGACGGGGCGCTGCTTCCGGCTCATCGGCGTCACCGCGGCGAAGCTGACGCCGTTCTGGCGCTTCGGCGTGCACGGCCCGGTGCCGGACAAGCTCGCGCCGAACACGGTGGTCGTGAGCAACCACGAGTCCAACGCGGACCCGTTCCTCATCTCGCACCTGCCGTGGGAGATGAAGTGGCTGGGCAAGGCCAGCCTCTTCAAGATTCCCGTGGTGGGCTGGAGCATGTGGATGGCGGGGGACGTCCCCGTGCACCGCGGCGACCGCGACTCGGCGACGGGCGCCATGGCGAAGTGCCGCCAGTGGCTGGCCAAGGGCATGCCGGTGATGATCTTCCCGGAAGGGACGCGCTCGAAGACGGATGACCTGCTGCCATTCAAGGACGGCGCGTTCCGGCTGGCCATCGAGGCGCAGGCGGACGTGCTGCCCCTGGCGGTGAGCGGGACGCGGCGGGCGCTGCCGAAGCACTCCTGGCGCTTCGCCACCTCGCGCGGTTTGGTGACGGTGGGCACGCCCATCTCCACCAAGGGGATGACGCTGGCGGACGTGGAGACGCTGAAGAACCTGGCCCGCGATCAGATCCTGTCGCTGCGGGCTTCGCTGATGCCGCTGACGCGCACCGGCACCGAGCCGGCCGTGCCTCCGGGGCCGGCCAGCGCCGCGTGA
- a CDS encoding exodeoxyribonuclease III, with the protein MRVVSWNVNGLRSVHRKGFLPWLAGCRAQVVGLQEVRARADQLPDEVRSPSRWKTHFVAAERPGYSGVGLYSRLEPDEVVTVLGVGELDVEGRLQIARFGKLTVVNGYFPNGNGKDRDLSRIPYKLTFYQRLFERLEKPLRDGGRVLVMGDFNTAHQEIDLARPKENRETSGFRPEEREEFDRWIRAGWVDTFRHFNKGGGHYSWWSQRAGVREKNIGWRIDYVLASPAAMAYVRKAGIHPDVLGSDHCPVSVDLDPAVR; encoded by the coding sequence GTGCGAGTCGTTTCGTGGAACGTGAACGGACTTCGCTCGGTGCACCGCAAGGGCTTCCTGCCCTGGCTCGCGGGGTGCCGGGCGCAAGTCGTTGGTCTGCAGGAGGTCCGCGCGCGCGCCGACCAGCTTCCCGACGAGGTGCGCTCACCGTCCCGGTGGAAGACGCACTTCGTGGCGGCGGAGCGGCCGGGCTACAGCGGCGTCGGACTGTACAGCCGCCTGGAGCCCGATGAAGTCGTGACGGTGCTCGGCGTGGGGGAGCTGGACGTCGAAGGGCGCCTGCAGATTGCCCGCTTCGGCAAGCTCACCGTGGTGAACGGCTACTTTCCCAACGGCAATGGGAAGGACCGGGACCTGAGCCGCATCCCCTACAAGCTGACCTTCTACCAGCGCCTCTTCGAGCGGCTGGAGAAGCCCCTGCGCGACGGTGGCCGGGTGCTGGTGATGGGCGACTTCAACACAGCGCATCAAGAAATCGACCTGGCGCGGCCCAAGGAGAACCGGGAGACGAGCGGCTTCCGGCCCGAGGAGCGTGAGGAGTTCGACCGGTGGATTCGCGCCGGCTGGGTGGACACCTTCCGCCACTTCAACAAGGGTGGGGGGCACTATTCGTGGTGGAGTCAGCGGGCCGGCGTTCGGGAGAAGAATATCGGCTGGAGAATCGACTATGTCCTGGCCTCGCCAGCGGCCATGGCCTACGTGCGCAAGGCTGGCATCCACCCGGACGTGCTCGGCTCGGACCACTGTCCGGTGAGCGTGGACCTGGACCCCGCGGTTCGCTGA